From Solanum lycopersicum chromosome 8, SLM_r2.1, the proteins below share one genomic window:
- the LOC138337977 gene encoding uncharacterized protein yields MGVSRAYFEKISTCETAKEAWDFLEIEVYNDEKSQTNENSQNFSKNHQKKNHKPKTKQDHDGSSKKVKEKGEKNSSLFCKVCKKTNSNAEKCWHKGKTQCNFCKKFGHLEKDCWYKKWEQANFCEKQEEERGQNLFFASKSDASTKSNEWYVDSGCSNHMTGDEKAFLLINNNITTKVKMGNKVLVDAKGKGTISINMKWNGKQIHDVLYAPDLEENLLVNS; encoded by the exons ATGGGAGTCTCAAGagcatattttgaaaaaatttctaCTTGTGAGACTGCAAAGGAAGCTTGGGATTTTCTGGAAATTGAGGTGTATAATGACGAAAAG TCTCAAACAAAtgaaaattctcaaaatttctcaaaaaatcatcAGAAGAAAAATCACAAGCCAAAAACGAAGCAggatcatgatggttcttccaagaaggttaaagaaaaaggtgagaaaaactctagtcttttttgtaaagtttgcaAAAAGACTAATTCCAATGCagaaaaatgttggcacaaaggcaagacccaatgtaacttttgtaaaaagtttggCCACCTTGAAAAGGATTGTTGGTACAAGAAATGggagcaagcaaatttttgtgaaaaacagGAGGAAGAAAGGGGACAAAACCTTTTCTTTGCTTCTAAATCTGATGCTTCAACAAAAAGCAATGAATGGTATGTTGATAGTGGTTGTAGTAATCACATGACTGGAGATGAAAAGGCTTTCCTCTTAATCAATAATAACATTACTACTAAAGTGAAGATGGGAAATAAAGTCTTAGTTGATGCGAAAGGTAAAGGTACTATTTCGATCAACATGAAATGGAATGGTAAgcaaattcatgatgttctttatgCTCCTGACTTGGAAGAAAATTTGTTGGTCAACTCATGA
- the LOC138337978 gene encoding uncharacterized protein, with protein MAPFEAWYGKRCRSPVGWFEVGELSILGPDIVHEALEKVIMIKDRLATAYSRQKSYADNRKRPLEFNFGDQVYLKISPMKGVMRFGRKEKLSPRYVGPYEILQRMGEVAYELALPAELA; from the coding sequence atggcaccgtttGAAGCGTGGTATGGTaagaggtgtagatctccagtagggtggtttgaggttggagagttatccattttgggtccagatATCGTTCATGAGGCCTTGGAAAAAGTTATAATGATTAAGGACAGGTTGGCTACTGCCTACAGTCGACAGAAATCATATGCAGATAACAGAAAGCGACCTTTAGAATTTAATTTTGGTGACcaggtttacttgaagatatcgcctatgaaaggggtgatgagatttggtagaaaagaaaagttgagtccgaggtatgtggggccatatgagatcTTACAGCGtatgggtgaggtggcctatgagttagcattgcctgcggagctagcttga
- the LOC101256695 gene encoding uncharacterized protein: MAVTRKYKVKIRPLKVELEVDDFDKENEESRKVKMMTIEVKWKGESKFGLVQFYKYKKDFTSRRFMKDNCVKWDNDADEFENVCCFTENQSLKKYSAWDVTFNVLYATNFQKMMLIGKVVVNVAELGARRMCFVQEKVPITLNIGKTSISAMLHVNITFGEIKDSVESRQLKWLSKSSSVCERKLDESSTFEAEVPKGIESSSQTQPDLVKKVGWFSWKRRRLSREEALINRSCSFGVESPLNQQNVEKPGPCGAESRDQNEGSRKKPDWEVTELQSRDRQTKLKTDVFFASFDQCSDKAAGESACTALVVVFSHWLQSNRDAMPTRSEFDYLILHGSSEWRKLCQNDTYINDFPNKHFDLETVLHAGIRPIYISHDQSFVGFFSPEKFDSLQGVMSFDQIWDKISSVTADGIEFEPKVYIISWNDHFFILKVEANAYYIIDTLGERLYEGCSNAYILRFDDNSMIYENIVAEEEKSQKNDKEEMIWKGKECCREFIKRFLAAIPLKEVEEQEKKETVSYVSLHHRLQIEFNLSYLLSSSSSSLTSSPFSSSSTTSTL; encoded by the exons atggcGGTGACTAGGAAATATAAGGTGAAAATCAGGCCATTGAAGGTAGAATTAGAAGTTGATGATTTcgataaagaaaatgaagaatcaAGAAAGGTGAAGATGATGACAATAGAGGTGAAGTGGAAAGGAGAATCGAAGTTTGGTTTAGtccaattttataaatataagaaaGATTTCACAAGTCGGAGATTTATGAAAGATAATTGTGTTAAATGGGATAATGATGCAGATGAGTTTGAGAATGTTTGTTGTTTTACAGAGAATCAGAGTCTGAAGAAATACTCGGCCTGGGATGTTACGTTTAATGTTTTGTATGCAACTAATTTCCAGAAAATGATGTTGATTGGGAAAGTGGTAGTTAATGTAGCTGAATTGGGTGCAAGAAGAATGTGTTTTGTACAAGAGAAGGTTCCCATAACTTTAAATATTGGTAAAACTTCCATATCAGCTATGCTACAT GTCAACATAACATTTGGTGAGATCAAAGACTCGGTAGAGTCGAGACAGCTGAAATGGTTATCAAAGAGTAGTAGCGTATGTGAGAGAAAGTTGGATGAATCATCTACATTTGAAGCAGAGGTACCCAAGGGGATTGAGTCGAGCTCACAAACTCAACCTGACTTAGTCAAGAAAGTTGGGTGGTTCTCTTGGAAGAGAAGGCGATTAAGTCGAGAAGAAGCATTGATTAACAGGAGTTGTAGCTTTGGTGTTGAGTCGCCACTCAATCAACAG AATGTAGAGAAGCCTGGCCCTTGTGGTGCTGAATCAAGGGACCAAAATGAAGGCAGCAGAAAAAAGCCTGATTGGGAAGTTACAGAACTACAGAGTAGGGATAGGCAAACGAAGCTCAAAACCGATGTCTTCTTTGCATCTTTCGACCAATGTAGCGACAAGGCTGCTGGAGAGAGTGCATGCACAGCACTAGTAGTTGTTTTCTCCCATTGGCTGCAATCAAATAGAGATGCAATGCCCACGAGATCAGAATTTGATTACCTCATACTACATGGTTCTAGCGAATGGAGAAAGCTATGCCAAAATGATACTTACATCAATGATTTCCCAAACAAGCACTTTGATTTAGAGACTGTTCTGCATGCTGGTATTCGACCTATATACATCTCGCATGATCAATCATTTGTTGGATTCTTCAGCCCGGAGAAATTTGACTCATTACAAGGGGTAATGTCATTTGATCAAATATGGGACAAGATTAGTAGTGTCACTGCAGATGGTATTGAATTTGAACCTAAAGTTTATATCATAAGTTGGAACGACCATTTCTTCATATTGAAGGTGGAAGCAAATGCTTATTACATTATTGATACATTGGGAGAAAGGCTATATGAGGGTTGCAGCAATGCATATATTTTAAGGTTTGACGATAACAGTATGATATATGAGAATATTGTTGCAGAAGAAGAGAAGTCACAGAAAAATGATAAGGAAGAGATGATATGGAAGGGGAAAGAATGCTGCAGAGAATTCATCAAGAGATTTCTCGCGGCTATCCCTCTAAAGGAAGTGGAGGAGCAAGAGAAAAAGGAGACAGTTTCTTATGTCTCGCTTCATCATCGTTTGCAGATAGAGTTCAACTTGAGCTATTTGTTGTCTTCTTCGTCATCGTCtttgacatcatcacctttctcttcttcttctactacttcTACACTTTAG